A DNA window from Fragaria vesca subsp. vesca linkage group LG3, FraVesHawaii_1.0, whole genome shotgun sequence contains the following coding sequences:
- the LOC101296472 gene encoding F-box/kelch-repeat protein At3g06240-like, with translation MICNRSDRLYDLWFRSVNDSMVLEETSIDIQIGDRRKFCIMGSCDGLICLKEEFSGKMLLWNPSTRESRMLPSTSEIGVVHVSGTCHEWRYGFGYDCNSDDYKVLTLMTEEFACFNSSYKSIMYTLRTNSWRWIKDSPRPVGTYIAEKTSVFMNGALHWKAIVQRPCIAQKNGRSVVVVSFELTSETYTEVPLPQDVGVSSILHEVGASKGCLCFLSQDIYDGTDEIWVMKEYGVPESWTKTVKIPFVFGGIHCIRLMPMTWFVENGEILLNVRGKPASYNPNKDSIRYFATDDEVRVVYPECVSCEESLVSPNVYSNIVVNETCRLNIKIGHAVTKEEKDLEYEERKKQSSRAGMEIKAKKDRSLISFLNRFTSCLSIRRQI, from the coding sequence ATGATCTGCAATCGTTCCGACCGGCTGTACGACTTATGGTTTCGCTCGGTTAATGATTCCATGGTGCTCGAAGAAACTTCAATCGATATCCAAATAGGAGACCGTCGTAAATTCTGTATTATGGGATCTTGTGATGGCTTGATATGCCTAAAAGAAGAATTCAGTGGTAAGATGTTGCTATGGAATCCAAGTACAAGAGAGTCCAGAATGTTACCAAGTACTTCTGAAATAGGAGTAGTCCATGTATCAGGAACATGTCATGAATGGAGGTACGGATTTGGTTATGACTGCAACAGTGATGATTACAAGGTGCTGACGCTCATGACCGAAGAATTTGCGTGTTTTAACTCTAGTTACAAGTCGATAATGTACACACTGAGAACGAATTCTTGGAGATGGATTAAGGACTCCCCTAGGCCTGTTGGTACTTACATTGCCGAAAAAACTTCTGTTTTTATGAATGGAGCTCTACATTGGAAGGCAATTGTTCAAAGACCATGTATTGCTCAGAAAAATGGCCGCAGTGTAGTAGTTGTTTCTTTTGAATTAACAAGTGAGACATACACGGAAGTGCCACTGCCTCAGGATGTTGGAGTTTCTTCCATCCTTCATGAAGTGGGGGCTTCAAAAGGGTGCTTATGCTTCCTTTCTCAGGACATATATGATGGAACCGATGAAATCTGGGTGATGAAGGAATATGGGGTGCCAGAATCTTGGACCAAAACGGTCAAAATCCCATTTGTGTTTGGCGGTATACATTGCATCAGGTTAATGCCGATGACATGGTTTGTGGAAAATGGGGAAATTTTATTGAATGTACGTGGGAAACCAGCTTCCTACAATCCAAACAAAGATTCAATAAGGTACTTTGCAACTGATGATGAAGTCAGAGTTGTATATCCCGAATGTGTCAGCTGTGAAGAAAGCCTAGTCTCACCAAATGTTTACAGTAACATTGTTGTCAATGAAACCTGTCGTCTCAATATCAAAATTGGACACGCAGTGACAAAAGAAGAGAAGGATCTCGAATATGAAGAACGGAAGAAGCAGTCAAGCAGAGCAGGAATGGAAATAAAAGCGAAGAAGGATAGAAGCTTGATCTCTTTTCTGAATCGTTTCACTAGCTGCTTATCAATTAGGAGACAAATCTAG
- the LOC101296756 gene encoding quinone oxidoreductase PIG3-like: MQAVVVRGEGGGPETLQVQTVPRPIPKQDEVLVKVDYAGVNRPDIHQREDMLPPDDRRSHYLGLECSGSITEFGVGMSNEDKKAWKLGDKVCAITNGGSYAEYVAVPVGHLLPIPSSTNLQDAATFPQAACTVSSELFMKERLSLRMVSEEPGSRLSSGENQTLLIHGGSSGIGTFAIQMAKHQGVTVYVTAGSDEKLKVCEKLGADFCINYHKEEFEKEVLKKTAGKGVNVILDCLGDKYFLRNISCLSSGGWLVTIGPTCNTSVQDSYTFPSERHQVEACSLRNRTSEDKAEIVEEVKKHVWPAIEAGKVKAYENNIKPYPFKHAADAHKRMENGNFIGKILLSP; the protein is encoded by the exons ATGCAGGCGGTTGTTGTTAGGGGTGAAGGTGGCGGACCTGAGACCCTCCAGGTACAAACGGTGCCAAGACCAATTCCCAAACAAGATGAGGTACTCGTCAAGGTGGACTACGCCGGAGTCAACAGGCCGGACATTCACCAGAGGGAGGACATGTTACCACCAGATGATAGAAGGAGCCACTACCTCGGACTTGAATGTTCGGGATCCATCACTGAGTTTGGAGTAGGCATGTCCAACGAAGACAAGAAAGCCTGGAAACTAGGCGACAAG GTGTGTGCTATTACCAATGGAGGTAGCTATGCGGAATACGTGGCTGTTCCCGTTGGACATTTGCTTCCTATTCCTTCTAGTACAAATCTACAGGACGCTGCCACATTTCCTCAAGCTGCTTGTACGGTGTCGTCGGAGCTTTTTATGAAGGAAAGGTTATCTCTTCGTATGGTGTCTGAGGAACCGGGTTCCCGGCTATCGTCCGGTGAAAATCAAACACTTTTG ATTCATGGGGGTTCAAGTGGTATTGGAACATTTGCTATTCAAATGGCTAAACATCAGGGGGTGACTGTATATGTCACTGCAG GTAGTGATGAGAAACTTAAAGTTTGTGAGAAGCTTGGAGCCGATTTTTGCATCAATTATCATAAGGAAGAGTTTGAAAAGGAGGTACTGAAGAAAACAGCAGGCAAAG GTGTAAATGTCATCTTGGATTGCCTTGGAGATAAGTATTTTCTGCGAAACATATCTTGCTTAAGTTCCGGGGGTTGGCTCGTCACAATTGGTCCTACCTGTAACACATCAGTACAAGATTCTTACACCTTTCCTTCAGAGCGTCACCAGGTTGAAG CGTGTTCCCTTCGAAACAGAACTTCAGAGGATAAAGCTGAGATTGTGGAGGAGGTGAAGAAGCATGTCTGGCCTGCAATTGAGGCTGGTAAGGTGAAAGCTTATGAAAACAATATCAAGCCTTATCCCTTTAAGCATGCAGCAGACGCTCACAAACGCATGGAGAATGGCAATTTCATCGGGAAGATTTTGCTTTCTCCGTGA